One stretch of Schistocerca nitens isolate TAMUIC-IGC-003100 chromosome 11, iqSchNite1.1, whole genome shotgun sequence DNA includes these proteins:
- the LOC126213166 gene encoding zinc finger protein 626-like, with protein sequence MATPGWADAMRSQPEDLIAVSRLLAEPPAETGMNETITEAGNISLEEIYQQELTNDKLDITVDNSTHIAGSDSVGQEFCARDSALCIRNNCGLKEKEFKEFTCSSCQQTFSSEQKLDADSVHPTPHICTRCGEVFSNNGSSITHSTKAPELNEKGFPCDRITNVFRNTQSHEVVCDAGRSNRFDSPNKSFTTAGNVNLQASDNHEIPITQSDHLKKRAVKRTSRTLHKCDTCGKSFIKSSKLKTHLRTHIAKRTYKCEVCDKSFTNSSSLRKHTLIHSGKKPYKCDICGNSFTRSDSLRRHFLRHIDERP encoded by the coding sequence GATGAATGAAACGATCACTGAGGCTGGTAACATCTCATTGGAAGAAATTTACCAACAAGAACTGACCAACGATAAGCTGGACATCACCGTGGACAATTCGACGCACATTGCTGGAAGTGATTCTGTGGGACAAGAATTTTGTGCTCGTGATAGCGCATTATGTATTAGAAACAACTGCGGCTTAAAGGAAAAGGAATTCAAAGAGTTCACCTGTAGCTCATGCCAGCAGACATTTTCATCTGAACAGAAGCTTGACGCTGACAGTGTTCATCCAACTCCACATATCTGTACACGCTGTGGTGAGGTATTCTCCAATAATGGTAGCTCAATCACGCATTCCACGAAGGCGCCAGAACTTAATGAAAAGGGATTTCCGTGCGACAGAATCACTAATGTATTTCGTAACACCCAGTCTCATGAAGTAGTGTGTGATGCTGGGAGATCCAACAGATTTGATTCTCCTAACAAATCCTTTACTACTGCAGGTAACGTCAACCTACAGGCATCTGATAATCATGAGATACCCATTACTCAATCAGATCATCTCAAGAAACGAGCTGTAAAACGTACTAGTCGAACTCTACACAAATGTGATACTTGTGGGAAATCCTTTATTAAGTCTAGTAAGCTCAAAACTCATTTACGAACACACATTGCCAAGAGAACATACAAATGTGAAGTTTGTGACAAATCCTTTACCAACTCTAGTTCTCTCAGAAAGCATACTTTAATTCATTCTGGCAAGAAACCATACAAATGCGACATTTGTGGGAACTCATTTACTAGGTCTGATAGTCTCAGGAGGCATTTCTTAAGACATATTGATGAGAGACCATAA